The DNA region NNNNNNNNNNNNNNNNNNNNNNNNNNNNNNNNNNNNNNNNNNNNNNNNNNNNNNNNNNNNNNNNNNNttattttattttgttttattttttttaatttatttttctttgttataaatatcatataaataatatataatatatgttatatatatatatatatatatttatttatttatatgaatatttttgcctctctttaatatttttttttttttttttttttttttaatgttattttatttttgtaaattttttttttttccataaTGAAAACTAAACAACTCCATTTGTATCATTTAGGAAAAAACCTTAATTTgaataagaatataaaacccctaaagtattattatatataaataaaaatatatatatataaaatactTTGTTTgcaaaataaatattaataaaaacatctacatatatataattatatatatatatatgtgaacCTATTATATgcttatatttttatattactttatttttattttaattttaatttttatttttgtagGTATAAGGtacatttaatatttttaaaactATATCCTCATTTAAGATATTATGGATATTgtgttatttatttcttaaaGTTGTCGAAATGCTTTGAAAAGAAGATAAGTGTTTATTTACATGGAGAATACTTACGTGtattaaaatgtttttatatatgtcCATGTAATATAGAAAGAAGAATAAGGAAGGaggatatatataagaggaatgaatatattgatatttatttaaaaaattgttCATTAAGTGGTTTGTATAAATTGGTTATATGGTTTTGTTGtgaaaatatagaaaaaagTATTGAAGGTATATATGTTTCTCATTTGTCTAAAGAAGGGATTAGAGAAGAACcaagaaataaaataagaaataagaatttatttttaaattctttAGATAGTGTAAGAAAGAATTAcatacaaaatatatttgaaagAAGGAATAGATTTTATTTTGAGTTTGAGAATGATAAGAATATTAGAAGatttcattttaaaaatatatgttttgaagatgaaaagaattataattatatatcaaCATTTTGtgaattttattatttagCAAATATATTTCCATGTTTGCaagataataatgataagGTATGTTTTTCTTTAAGTGTATCATTCCAAATAAAGCTTATAGATTCATgttctttttataataataagattAAATTAGATAACGGAATATTTTGTGAGcaattatataattatatgaacataGAAGAACTATATGttaagaaaagaaaaaaggaAAGTAAAAAAGGggttttatataataaatacgaagaaaaaaaaaaaaaaaatttaaaaaataaaaaatatttatattcaaattatgatagatttaatattttacGTCCTTCTCTTTCAGTTGTAAGTAAtagtaaaataaaaaatgtatatattaataaaagaataagTCGTTTTAATTCATTTCGTAGGAATAagaaatttttaataaagaaattattatttcaatGTAGTAATAAATGGAAACatggaaaatataataattcgAGGGTAATTGAAAAAAAGTGTGGATATAAATTAAGGAACCATTTTAttagatataataataataataataataaaataataaaaaaagaaaaaaagaaaaataggatgattacaaataaatatattttgaataattatcataataaatgttatagtaaaaaaaggaataaaaaatttttgacgtataaattttataatacGAATAAAATTTTACATTACAATTTTTGTCTCTTTATTGGTATTTATAAcagaatatattttaagttgaatgatatagatatttatatatattttgaaaaaggcaataataattttgagAAGATTAGAAaatcatatgaatattttttagatttattaatatatatattacatatgtatatgaaGAACCATAATTTTAAAAGGgagataaagaaaaatggATTTTTACAATTTATGATAGtaagaaattataaatattcagGAGAAGAGAATGCAAATTGTCTGACCTTTTTGGAACgatttattttaataaataagaCGAATAgattatatgatatatataaatgtataagATTATTGGTGCATgaaatatttcatattatatggGGTAAcagtatatatataaaaaaaaaaaaaaatttatgGCTAAAGGAGGGTTTAGCAAGGATGATAGAATATAAATTGAGTTATTTGATATTGAAAAGGCAAGTAAGGAAgctaaaaaaaaaaaataaaataaatagcaataatcataataataataataataataatattaataatagtTGTAGTATTAATTATCTTGTTTGTACTAATTATCGTTGTTATAATAGTAATTATCGATGTTATATTACTAATTACTATTGTTGTAATAATTATGGTTTTTGTAatgattatttttgttgttGTAATCATGTTGATTGTTATCCTTGCTCTATCAGACGtgatatgtatataataatcctttggaatatattaaattcatttttttatattcatattatagatacgttaaatacatataatcACTCAGTACATATCGGTTACAAAAAATGTGATAAGAAGGAGATAAGAAGCAAGAAGGAGgcaaaaaaatataaccATAAAAGTgataaaaaacataaatcATATAGAAATAAGGAACTCAATTGTGtgttaaatataaaagaatgTATTAATCGAATGGCATATACAAAAACgatgaattatttttataataacattacatataataaaggaatgaacatatttaaaatgatatatatattatgttatcctttctataatataataatggatttgttattttttacgttttataattattccataacatttaaaaaaatattaatatttattcaatttttcttttactTTTTTGATCTTAAGCCATGGTTTGTGTTATCGTCTGATAAATATTGTGTgaatagaaataatatgaaaaaagtACAAGGAGTTGTTATAAGGAgcaaatatataaaatgtatatcaagatattttaagaagagaaaaaaaaatatatattttagtggagataataaaaaaaaaattttatcatataGGAGTTGTATTAAATGGGagtatttaaaaaataaaaaaaaaaattataataatacaaaacataaatatgatctttcattttataaaaatgaatattttgaaaattGTTGGTCCAACTTTTTAAAAGTTTCATTCAAAAGGTATTTCCTACagttttataaaataatatgtacTATAAAAACTGgagaatataaaaagaaacaaaaaaaaaacaatcaagaaaaaaagaaaaataatcaaaaatgtagatacattaaaaataaGGTTACAcctttatataataagacATCCTTCTTCTgttcattattttatgCAAGGTctcatataaataaagagTTGTTAAAATCTTTTTAtgaaagaaatatttttgatgTCATATTACgaaattatattaatgttGTAGCTCCTCctaaaatattttttaaatatttgaaagaagagaaaaaattattaattatgcagaaacatttttattatgacAACAATCAGGGAAGGTTTATAGAGACGCCTattctttttcatataCCTCTTATATTTACgtttaataataaaaagtataaaatattattaaataagaAGTCTATGTTAATAGATTGTGTAAATCTACAAAATAAAACAGGGAAGAAAATAGCAAAGTGCAGgataaattttaatttattcaacaagaaaataaaaattttgaGAAGGAAAAGGccttttttaaatatagaAAAGTGTGACGAATTCAAGGCAACAGAAAAGAACCATAATAGTTTAATTTTGAGATATAAAGACGGTGgttatttttcatttcattGTGATGATATGTATACATTTCgttttttaataaatggAATGGAAGGCAATAGGTATAATGTATATGATATTCATTACGTgtttatgaatataattttgcaatatttaaaaagtataaaaaCGTTAAAAGAAGCAAAGAGGTTGAATTCTTTAATATTGAGGCAGATTTTAAAggtaaaaataaaaaagtcGAGGTTTATAAGTTCacatatgaaaatatacatatatatatatatgtatatatatttatttatttatatttttttttttttttttttttttttttttttttcaagGTGATAAGTGTTTTGTGGAAAAATTCCAACTATATGAGTAGATCCATAGGAACAGCcaaaattctttttatgGAATTTTTAAGATGCTACATGTTTTTTAGCCCgtgtttaaaaaaaatagaaaataaaaaattgaCGTTGAAgataaaagaagaaataaagAGAATTGAGTACAATGAATATGTTGAAAAGGATGATGacttgttttttttatttaatgatataagaaaaaatttatataaaataatattttattttaaacAGTCCATGAATTTGTGTTCATaaatagataaatatatatattatatattatattatatatgtttatgtttatgtttatattttaattttatttttcttatgtgaaaaaattatacatattatttattaaaatgattACGTTACTTTATACCATAACAATAAAACTACATGATTCGTCATTATTAGAAGCTGATATATCTGATGCTATTCTTGTATGTAGTGATTTCATAACACTAAATCCAATGTGTCTAActtgttttatattaataaatagATTTCCTAGTCCTTCAATTTTTTTACCATCTGTAAAATATACGCCATAATGACCATAACctacaaaataaaaaaaaaaaaaaaaaaaaaatatatatatatatatataaataaataaatatatatatatatatatatatatatatatatatatatatatatttttatatttatattattacctgtgccatttaatttttgtattaaattttgattgtaagtaataattatataatgtttaCAATCATAATATGTGAGTAGACAgtaatttataaaattataaatatagcTATTAACCCAAAATCTTTCTTCATCCGATTTAGGTATTTTTTTCGATGTTATACCTAAACAGGGGAGAgacaaattaaaaaaaaaaaaaaaaatgaataatatataaataaaaatatatatatatatatatatatataatacatgtaatatatttatatttgtttatttaatatttttgtcTTGTTTTACCTATTTCACTTCTTACATTGCTATcgttttttttaacataGGCCTTTACATATTTTGACATGTCTGATATAAAGAACTGGttgattatatttttaaactttaattcattttttttattttttttttttaatttgaATAAGTTCTTTTCTGTGTAGTCATAGTCCACTTTCTCTTCCTTGCAGTTTATATGAGGTAAGGAATTATATGTGGAAATGTCACTTGTTGTGTTtttagttttttttttccatttattattatttatcatGAAAGACCTCTCAACGCATAACAATTCCCACACACACTGAGACATAATTgagaaaagaaaaaaatcaaaaaaattaagtgaactattatatatattaataatatatgaatattttatatttttatgattttagtttttttaatatattaacagTTTTTaattaacaaaaaaaaaaaaaaaaaaaaaaaaaaaaaagaaatttaaaaataaaactgttatatgaaaaaatacggataaatggatatatatatgaaaatataaaaataaaacaaacaaataaataaataaataaataaatatatatatatatatatataagttatattttaatacGTATAATTTGTATgaatataatcatatttataattcttCATAATTTTCAAATAGTTGTTCATTGTCAAGATCGATATTAAGAAATTCTGATATGTCTATATTTGATTGTGTCtaaaaagataaaaattttatttataaaatggaatattaatatatatatgtatatatatatatgtatatatttttatatgtatatatttttatatgcatatatttttatatatttgtgcATATCTTTACCTCTTCGCAAATCCAcgtaataatatttttgacAGTTCTTCCATCCATATATCTTACAGGATTTAATTTGTCGCCCTTtttataaagatatatgGTAGGATACCCctcttaaaaaaaaaaaaaaaaaaaaaaatatatatatatatatatatatatatatatatatatttatttatttatttatatttataatttattatttattgttAAAATTGTTACCtatatttatgttatatatttcattatttacGGCATCAATTTtacttataataatatcatttttaaaatttttaaacTTATCTgcatataaatttaatcTTTTTCCTACTTCTCTATAAATCGGTTCGAACTTGTAACAGTGGCCACACCAAGGAgcataatataatacaataacattcatatcatttctgtaaatataattgtCATAATTATCAGCTacaataatttttatatatccgttattatattcatctGGTAAGGCTCGTTCACTTTTTCTATAGaagtattttttttcttgcAAGTAGCCATTAACAAATTCATCGATAGTCTGAAAggaagaaatatatatatgaaaattatgaaaTGAAAATGTACTATTAAAAATAGAAGCACAAacacacacacacatatatatatatatatatatatatatatatatgtatatattttgtatttacatttttatgtCCATTATTTTACCTTTTCGTTTATTTCCTGGTCATCATTTTTGGgcttatatttataaggaaatcttatatcatttttaaacTCAGTTATCCTCATAAGGGgttttttaatattatcgTCTATAAGTAATTCATTGAGCAATCtcttttcatatatttGAGTAGTTCCAGATATAGCgaattttattttattattatatttctttgtagattttattatatcctgtttattaatatcttttatatcattgtaaataataaaaagtGTAACAGTATCATTTGAAAATAAcatagaaaaaaaatattcagCAAATTGTATGACTAATGGTTGTTCCTTTTCACTTATCcaattatataaaagatttattttttgttcGTTTGTATATTCCTTATTAGTTAAcatatttaattcttttttatgAAGAGGAAAAATGTAATCATCAaattcatcatttttatataatagaGAGTAATATGAATCTTGatttatgttatttatattataatgatatttatcctgtattatattttgttcaaaatattctataatattcttttctttaatataaaaacaaagTGTCTTATTAGttaatatacatatatttattaaatcatttattactgatatattatttgtattattatttggTGTTATTAAatctttaaatataaaaaatagaatagtattattatattcattcaattctataaacatatttaatctctctatattattaatttcatatattttagaatctaaatattgatatatccataataataaatctctaatattattcatacCATTATATCTATGTATTTCATTATTTCTAATCATAAATAAAGACGGGTATCCATATACATCTAACTTATCTATTATAGATGTATTTAATGCTGcatttattttacataattttatattctcTTCATCTAATAAAAGCTTCGATATCTTATCTAGGTTGtctaataataaatttgaATTGTATGACCAGTGTGTGTATACTATTAGAAGTGTATACTTTActtcttcttttaaaatattattaaattcatCGAAATTTATAGAAACGATTTCCTTCTTAACTTCTTCATCTGTATGGCACACacataattttattaaaaaaaaaaaaataaaaaatagGAACTTTTCAATATGCATGGTATAAAGGAGCAAGATGATAAATCTCCATaacttttttaaaaaaaaaaaaaaaaaaaaataaataaatatatatatatatataataaaataaaatattagtttgtttatacatatatatattatatatattttatatatttatgatggaataaaaaacataaatgtggacaaaaaaaaaaaaaataagatatataatattttaagaaaataaaaaaaaaaaagaaaaattaaatatatatataatatatataggtgctattatttatatacagacaaatgtatatatatatatatatatatttcaatacacatacatattgttgtaataaaaaatatatattttattttttaatatcaGTAATTCCTTCACATAAgaaatttattatttttttattctttgCAATGAAAAATGTACAAAAGgaagaaaaacaaaatgaataaataaatgaataaataaatgaataaataaataaatatatatatatgtatatataatatgcatatataaaattttataaatgtatataatatatattatatatatacaaataaattcgtaattttttttttttttttttaatgttaATGACAACACATATTAGCACATATATAGACACCTTAGTAATTTCTTcacttttaaaaaaaaaaaaaaaaaaaaaaaaagaatcaattataatataaagaaaacatgacaaaatatatatatatatatatatatatatatatataattaaaaacaattttttaatggtgtaaaatgattaatatatatatatgtgtggtacaaaatatatgtatatattttatatatgccgattcataaaattttatttaaaaaaggaaaaaaaagtcatcttaattattcatataagTATTTAactaaaaatattataaatacatattttatatatgttcaattttattttgtttgtGGTACAATAAAGCATATATTGTTcaacacatatatatatatatatattattaaagtctttataaaaaaattatatatatgtaatattaaatcattttattaaaaaaaataaattaaaaaaaaccCTCATCAAAGgaaatttattatcattcatatggtattttataattatatataatatatatatgtatatattattatatattaattaacAATGTAGTGTGGGggttttatttttttttttatttttataatttattttt from Plasmodium gaboni strain SY75 chromosome 14, whole genome shotgun sequence includes:
- a CDS encoding putative M1-family alanyl aminopeptidase, producing the protein MKTKQLHLYHLGKNLNLNKNIKPLKYKVHLIFLKLYPHLRYYGYCVIYFLKLSKCFEKKISVYLHGEYLRVLKCFYICPCNIERRIRKEDIYKRNEYIDIYLKNCSLSGLYKLVIWFCCENIEKSIEGIYVSHLSKEGIREEPRNKIRNKNLFLNSLDSVRKNYIQNIFERRNRFYFEFENDKNIRRFHFKNICFEDEKNYNYISTFCEFYYLANIFPCLQDNNDKVCFSLSVSFQIKLIDSCSFYNNKIKLDNGIFCEQLYNYMNIEELYVKKRKKESKKGVLYNKYEEKKKKNLKNKKYLYSNYDRFNILRPSLSVVSNSKIKNVYINKRISRFNSFRRNKKFLIKKLLFQCSNKWKHGKYNNSRVIEKKCGYKLRNHFIRYNNNNNNKIIKKEKKKNRMITNKYILNNYHNKCYSKKRNKKFLTYKFYNTNKILHYNFCLFIGIYNRIYFKLNDIDIYIYFEKGNNNFEKIRKSYEYFLDLLIYILHMYMKNHNFKREIKKNGFLQFMIVRNYKYSGEENANCLTFLERFILINKTNRLYDIYKCIRLLVHEIFHIIWGNSIYIKKKKNLWLKEGLARMIEYKLSYLILKRQVRKLKKKNKINSNNHNNNNNNNINNSCSINYLVCTNYRCYNSNYRCYITNYYCCNNYGFCNDYFCCCNHVDCYPCSIRRDMYIIILWNILNSFFYIHIIDTLNTYNHSVHIGYKKCDKKEIRSKKEAKKYNHKSDKKHKSYRNKELNCVLNIKECINRMAYTKTMNYFYNNITYNKGMNIFKMIYILCYPFYNIIMDLLFFTFYNYSITFKKILIFIQFFFYFFDLKPWFVLSSDKYCVNRNNMKKVQGVVIRSKYIKCISRYFKKRKKNIYFSGDNKKKILSYRSCIKWEYLKNKKKNYNNTKHKYDLSFYKNEYFENCWSNFLKVSFKRYFLQFYKIICTIKTGEYKKKQKKNNQEKKKNNQKCRYIKNKVTPLYNKTSFFCSLFYARSHINKELLKSFYERNIFDVILRNYINVVAPPKIFFKYLKEEKKLLIMQKHFYYDNNQGRFIETPILFHIPLIFTFNNKKYKILLNKKSMLIDCVNLQNKTGKKIAKCRINFNLFNKKIKILRRKRPFLNIEKCDEFKATEKNHNSLILRYKDGGYFSFHCDDMYTFRFLINGMEGNRYNVYDIHYVFMNIILQYLKSIKTLKEAKRLNSLILRQILKVISVLWKNSNYMSRSIGTAKILFMEFLRCYMFFSPCLKKIENKKLTLKIKEEIKRIEYNEYVEKDDDLFFLFNDIRKNLYKIIFYFKQSMNLCS
- a CDS encoding hypothetical protein (conserved Plasmodium protein, unknown function), which translates into the protein MSQCVWELLCVERSFMINNNKWKKKTKNTTSDISTYNSLPHINCKEEKVDYDYTEKNLFKLKKKNKKNELKFKNIINQFFISDMSKYVKAYVKKNDSNVRSEIGITSKKIPKSDEERFWVNSYIYNFINYCLLTYYDCKHYIIITYNQNLIQKLNGTGYGHYGVYFTDGKKIEGLGNLFINIKQVRHIGFSVMKSLHTRIASDISASNNDESCSFIVMV
- a CDS encoding protein disulfide-isomerase; translated protein: MHIEKFLFFIFFFLIKLCVCHTDEEVKKEIVSINFDEFNNILKEEVKYTLLIVYTHWSYNSNLLLDNLDKISKLLLDEENIKLCKINAALNTSIIDKLDVYGYPSLFMIRNNEIHRYNGMNNIRDLLLWIYQYLDSKIYEINNIERLNMFIELNEYNNTILFFIFKDLITPNNNTNNISVINDLINICILTNKTLCFYIKEKNIIEYFEQNIIQDKYHYNINNINQDSYYSLLYKNDEFDDYIFPLHKKELNMLTNKEYTNEQKINLLYNWISEKEQPLVIQFAEYFFSMLFSNDTVTLFIIYNDIKDINKQDIIKSTKKYNNKIKFAISGTTQIYEKRLLNELLIDDNIKKPLMRITEFKNDIRFPYKYKPKNDDQEINEKTIDEFVNGYLQEKKYFYRKSERALPDEYNNGYIKIIVADNYDNYIYRNDMNVIVLYYAPWCGHCYKFEPIYREVGKRLNLYADKFKNFKNDIIISKIDAVNNEIYNINIEGYPTIYLYKKGDKLNPVRYMDGRTVKNIITWICEETQSNIDISEFLNIDLDNEQLFENYEEL